From Salipiger profundus, a single genomic window includes:
- the glnA gene encoding type I glutamate--ammonia ligase, with protein sequence MSTKDVIKLMKDEEVAYLDVRFTDPRGKLQHVTVIADEVDEDFLEEGFMFDGSSIAGWKSIEASDMKLVFDLDSVYIDPFYAEKTLCVHCSIAEPDTGEAYDRDPRGTAQKCEAYLKSSGIGDACYMGPEAEFFLFDDVKYSVAPNKVSFEIDADHAAWNTDSDFEMGNLGHRPTYKGGYFPVNPSDDGQDIRSEMLSTMKRIGMKVDKHHHEVATSQHELGLIFGTLTKQADELQKYKYIVHNVAQAYGRSATFMPKPIAGDNGSGMHVNMSIWKDGKPLFAGDKYADLSQEALYFIGGILKHAKTLNAFTNPSTNSYKRLIPGFEAPVLRAYSARNRSGCVRIPWTESPKAKRVEARFPDPSANPYLCFSALMMAGLDGIKNKIDPGEAMDKNLYDLPPEELADIPTVCGSLREALDALAADHEFLLAGDVFTKSQIEGYIELKMEEVQAYEHTPHPVEYGLYYSC encoded by the coding sequence ATGAGCACCAAGGATGTCATCAAGCTGATGAAGGACGAGGAGGTCGCGTACCTCGACGTCCGCTTTACCGACCCGCGCGGCAAGCTTCAGCACGTGACCGTCATCGCCGACGAGGTCGACGAGGATTTCCTCGAAGAGGGCTTCATGTTCGACGGCTCCTCCATCGCGGGCTGGAAGTCGATCGAAGCGTCCGACATGAAACTGGTCTTCGACCTGGACAGCGTCTACATCGACCCGTTCTACGCCGAGAAGACGCTCTGCGTGCACTGCTCGATCGCAGAGCCGGACACCGGCGAAGCCTATGACCGCGATCCGCGCGGCACCGCGCAGAAGTGCGAAGCGTACCTGAAGTCCTCGGGCATCGGCGACGCATGCTACATGGGCCCGGAAGCGGAATTCTTCCTGTTCGACGACGTGAAGTACTCCGTCGCACCGAACAAGGTGTCCTTCGAGATCGATGCCGACCACGCCGCGTGGAACACCGACAGCGACTTCGAGATGGGCAACCTCGGCCACCGTCCGACCTACAAGGGCGGCTACTTCCCGGTGAACCCGTCCGATGACGGCCAGGACATCCGTTCCGAGATGCTCTCGACCATGAAGCGCATCGGCATGAAGGTCGACAAGCACCACCACGAAGTTGCGACCTCGCAGCACGAGCTGGGCCTGATCTTCGGCACGCTGACCAAGCAGGCCGACGAGCTGCAGAAGTACAAGTACATCGTGCACAACGTGGCACAGGCCTACGGCCGCTCGGCAACCTTCATGCCGAAGCCGATCGCCGGCGACAACGGCTCGGGCATGCACGTGAACATGTCGATCTGGAAGGACGGCAAGCCGCTCTTCGCGGGCGACAAGTACGCGGACCTGTCGCAGGAAGCGCTGTACTTCATCGGCGGCATCCTGAAGCACGCGAAGACGCTCAACGCCTTCACCAACCCGTCCACCAACTCCTACAAGCGCCTGATCCCCGGCTTCGAAGCCCCGGTTCTGCGCGCCTACTCGGCACGCAACCGCTCGGGCTGCGTCCGGATCCCGTGGACCGAGTCGCCCAAGGCAAAGCGCGTCGAGGCCCGCTTCCCCGACCCGTCGGCGAACCCCTACCTGTGCTTCTCGGCGCTCATGATGGCCGGCCTCGACGGCATCAAGAACAAGATCGATCCGGGCGAAGCCATGGACAAGAACCTCTACGACCTGCCCCCCGAGGAGCTGGCCGACATCCCGACCGTCTGTGGTTCGCTGCGCGAAGCACTCGACGCCCTGGCTGCCGATCACGAGTTCCTGCTGGCAGGCGACGTGTTCACCAAGAGCCAGATCGAGGGCTACATCGAGCTCAAGATGGAAGAGGTTCAGGCTTACGAGCACACGCCGCACCCCGTCGAGTACGGCCTCTACTACAGCTGCTGA
- a CDS encoding lytic murein transglycosylase, producing the protein MSRLLFRLTAAATLAVTAASAVQAASCGNNANGFNAWKQEFAAEAQRAGVGQRGIDALMNAQYSTGTIKADRSQKGVKYSLNDFIRIRLGSVDGFAATARKRLNQNPGFYNSLEQRYGVPAGILLAIHGMETGFGRTMGSVPVVSSISTVAYDCRRSSFFTPHAIAALKMVDRGMLSPSQKGAFHGELGHTQFLPGNALRYGADGNGDGRVDFYNQADALASTANYLRQKGWRPGQPYQEGTANFRVLNEWNAATVYQKAIALVAAEIDG; encoded by the coding sequence ATGTCCCGCCTGCTCTTCAGACTGACCGCCGCCGCAACCCTCGCGGTGACCGCTGCCAGCGCCGTCCAGGCCGCCAGCTGCGGCAACAACGCCAACGGCTTCAACGCCTGGAAACAGGAGTTCGCCGCCGAGGCGCAACGTGCGGGCGTCGGCCAGCGCGGCATCGACGCACTGATGAACGCCCAGTATTCGACCGGCACGATCAAGGCCGACCGGTCGCAGAAGGGCGTAAAGTATTCGCTGAACGACTTCATCCGCATCCGCCTCGGATCGGTCGACGGCTTTGCCGCGACCGCGCGCAAGCGGCTGAACCAGAACCCCGGGTTCTACAACTCGCTGGAACAGCGCTACGGCGTGCCGGCCGGCATCCTGCTGGCCATTCACGGCATGGAAACCGGCTTTGGCCGCACCATGGGCAGCGTGCCGGTCGTGTCGTCGATCTCGACCGTGGCCTATGACTGCCGCCGCTCGTCGTTCTTCACGCCGCATGCCATCGCGGCACTCAAGATGGTCGACCGCGGGATGCTCTCGCCCTCGCAGAAGGGCGCGTTCCATGGCGAGCTCGGACACACGCAGTTCCTGCCCGGCAATGCCCTGCGCTACGGTGCCGACGGCAACGGTGACGGCCGCGTCGACTTCTACAACCAGGCAGATGCGCTGGCCTCGACCGCCAACTACCTGCGCCAGAAGGGCTGGCGCCCCGGTCAGCCCTACCAGGAGGGCACCGCGAACTTCCGCGTGCTGAACGAGTGGAACGCGGCGACGGTCTACCAGAAGGCCATCGCGCTGGTCGCTGCCGAGATCGACGGCTGA